In one Pasteuria penetrans genomic region, the following are encoded:
- a CDS encoding CPBP family intramembrane glutamic endopeptidase: protein MLQYVTTVFLGRALLQVLLVFFVVRFDRVYLQRDIMFRRDFPQKFFWLHRKAIMDVFLMILYMIWMVYHLYYLVPAFIGGGSLSERPSHSPILDQLFFFSSIVIYLLLGIFFMWSTFRSYIMSKLHLDPQRYVHCIMVWWMLSCVTYSIYFRYFQPVTMYDHWDRITNHIFSFILGCKEVLLTVLAVGWGVSRNWRKVLARLGMNNKPTIMGFLWTCVLGTVYILFNLLIYKFLYISYSSGQFVRPSIDWLSSVLIMVIPAIGEELFFRGALQPRVGIWITSILFTIIHFQYNWFGTLSIFLVSLIYGWLASRYSIWLSIGLHMYNNWLSV, encoded by the coding sequence ATGTTGCAATATGTTACAACGGTTTTTTTAGGGAGAGCATTGCTTCAGGTGTTGCTGGTTTTTTTTGTTGTGAGATTTGATCGTGTTTATCTTCAGAGGGATATAATGTTTAGGAGGGATTTTCCTCAGAAATTCTTCTGGTTGCATCGCAAGGCGATAATGGATGTTTTCCTAATGATTTTATATATGATTTGGATGGTGTACCATTTATACTATCTTGTACCTGCTTTTATAGGAGGAGGATCTCTGTCCGAACGACCTTCCCATTCGCCGATATTAGATCAACTTTTCTTTTTTAGTAGTATTGTTATTTACTTATTATTGGGTATATTTTTTATGTGGTCTACGTTCCGATCATATATAATGTCTAAATTACACCTGGATCCCCAACGATACGTTCATTGTATAATGGTATGGTGGATGCTTTCCTGTGTAACTTATTCTATATATTTTAGATATTTTCAGCCAGTTACTATGTATGACCATTGGGATCGAATAACAAATCATATATTTTCATTTATTCTAGGGTGTAAAGAGGTGCTGTTGACTGTACTTGCTGTAGGTTGGGGTGTTTCTCGCAACTGGCGGAAGGTATTAGCCCGGCTGGGAATGAATAACAAACCCACAATAATGGGCTTTTTGTGGACTTGTGTTCTTGGGACGGTTTACATTCTTTTTAATTTATTAATATATAAATTTTTATATATTTCATATTCATCTGGCCAATTTGTTCGCCCATCGATTGATTGGTTGAGTAGCGTGCTAATAATGGTTATTCCAGCGATTGGGGAGGAGCTATTTTTTCGGGGTGCCCTTCAACCACGTGTGGGTATTTGGATCACTAGCATTTTGTTTACTATAATACATTTTCAGTATAATTGGTTTGGGACTCTTAGTATTTTTTTGGTTTCCCTGATATATGGATGGTTGGCTTCTCGTTATTCAATATGGTTATCTATAGGATTACATATGTACAATAATTGGCTATCTGTGTAG